TGATGATCAGTATTATCTTTACGCTCTGTATCATAAATTGCAGGCTTGTAGAGATAAAACATTACTGCAGCTATACTAAATATTGCAAGTACACCATAATTATATTTAATTCTAAGATTGGTAATTACTTTTTCTGAAAAACTGAAAATTACTTTAAAAAGCAACGCAATAGAAATACCTATAACTACAGGAATAAAGATGGTAAGTGATAATCTAAGTAAATCTTCATCAATCCAAGAAATATTTAATGTGTTTATAAAAATAAGAGCATTAAAATAAAGTATAAATAAAAAGGAATTTAACCAATACTTTTTGTGTTTAATTAGAAATAATATTAACACCACATTAAATAGTGAAATAAATTGATATATATTAATTAACTGATCATAAGGTAAAATTAAATCGGGTAAATGAGTAAATACATTTAAGGATAATAAGTTGCTTGTAATAATTGTCTTAAAACCTAAATTGTAATGAAAACCTGCTAAACCATAAATAGATAACACGAACACTAATGAAACAATATATGCTAATATTACTAAGTAATAAAACTGTCTATATTTTTTTTGGTAGAAAAAGAAGGCCAACACTAAATAGGGACTCAATAGAATAACAAAAGTAAATAAGTCTATTAATGCAATTGCCGTAAATATTATTATAGAATAGATTAAATATTTCCTATAATATTTACTTAAATTTTTAGGTAAAACAGTAAAAATCATCATTGGAAGGGCCAATGATAATGCTAAAAAAATTGGTTTATGTTGTGTTATAATATCAATACTTCTGGGAAGTAATAATGGTGAAATAACAAAAAATATTGCTGTTAATATAGGTGCAATTGTTTTAGACTTGGTAATTTTAGAAGTAAACCAAAACAATATGATCGTAATTAGTGCAGTTTCTAATATACCAAAAGATTGCAAAGCAATTTCCGGACTAACACCTACAAGTTTAGAATAAAAGTTAATTAATGCATATTCGCCTGTCATGGTTAAATTTTCAGAAAACCAAGTATTGGTAGTCAATATTTTTACTTTTTCTAAGTCTCTTTCCCAAAGATCTGAAAATAAATAGATGTCATTGTCAAAAAAACTTAGTCTACTAATAATTACACCAACTATAATTAATCCCAAGATGATTATATTATATTTTCCTTTTTTATCTCCCTTATGTTTTATGTTTGAGTTTAGTTTAAATATTTTACCCTTTGTCTCTCTATTTTTCAAAATGAATATTAAAAAAAATGTTAGTTTATTTTTTATATCACTAAAAAAACCTTTTACACTTTTTATATCAAAGAAATATATTGAGAGAAATAATACCAGAAATAAAATAATGGTAAATAAGTCATATGCATTTATGAGAGTTAAAATAAATATTAGAACAAGTAAAACGCTAGCGTACCTTACCCATCTATTTACAACGTAGTTTAATATATCATCTGGATAATGATAGTTAAATATTTTCTTATTTAAGAAAAACAAAAATAACCCTAGTAGGGTCAATCTTATGAAACCGGTAATTATCGCAGTAATTAATAACATAACTTTTGTCTTTCACAGCAATCTTTAAGATTAATAAATAATCTAAATTCTATTGATTGTGGAGCATTTCTATCTTATACCTTACTTTATTTTAAGAGGTATTGGTTAATAATCTAAAACAACGTAAAAATCATTTTACAAATTTCCACAAGAAAGTAAAATGATTATTTCAACAATAAATAGTATTATATATTTTTCCTAAAAAACACAATTTAAATTCTAATTAAAAAAAACAATAACAATATTGAAAATATAGTTCAATTGAAATTGATTATAAGCACTCTACACCTTATTAACAATTAATTGTCAATAACTCCTATGCTTGAACGTCTTTTTATTTTTGATATTTTAACTTTTAGTTATTTTATTTTTACCTAAATATCTGAATACAATTAAAAATCTGAATAGCAACTTTTAAAATTTAGGAATTGTTTGAAGGTCTATATTTCCAATAAAGTAATCATAACCCGTTTTTAAAAGTAATTTTTTCGTTTTATTATACAATACTGATTTGTTTGCATATTCAATTAATAAGATTTTTAAAGTATATTTATCAATAAGAACTTCTAGATCTGATAAGCGATTAGCAGTCTCTGACTTCTCTCTTAATCCATAAGCATTAGTTTCAAAATTATAATTAGTTATAACAGATTCAAGAGCTACCATATTTACATACTTATATGTTTTATCAATTATTTCTAAACCTGAATTTTGTATTAAAAAAATGTCCTTATTTCTATTTCTAATTTCTTTTAAAAGTTCTATCAAATACTCCTTAAAATTAGGATTTGGTCCAAAATTACAAACGTTGTCAATATTATCTAAAAATAAACCATCAAACCCCTTTCCTAAAATTTCATCTATTATTACATGTAACCTATTCTTTAGCTCTAATGATGTAAGGTCTAAATGGAAACTATTCCAAATAGAATTTTTACCTAATGTATAATCTTTTAGGTAATTATAGTATTTAGAATGAGCATTAATCTCCGCTAAGCTTAAATAAGCAATTACTTTTACGTTATTACTTTTGAGTATGTCAACCTCCTCTTTGGTATAATGAGACTCTTCTAAAACCAATAAATTATAGCCCTTTATTTTATTATGATCAATTTTACCATAACAAACCAGAGTTTTTGGTTTATTTTGAGCCATGGATTTAGTATTGATAAACGATAGCATAAGGGTTACTATTAATATAATTTTAATGTGATGCATTGTAGTAGTAATCTAAATTTTTAAAAAAATTAAGACATTCTTTTAATGTAATAAGCATAAATATGACAGAACCAATTAACATTCCCCACGTGCTATTTTCATAAGAAAATATTCTACTTGCAAGAATGCCAACAACAATATTAACACAAATGGCTATTGTGATTGCTTTTACAGCAGAGTTAGGTTGATTTAACGTAAATAAATATAGAGCATTTAACATTCCCCAAGTAAAAAAAGTATATCCAACCGCTCCTAGTATAGTAACCTTCACACTAAGTTTACTTAAAGGTTCTTTAAAATAAGCTTCATATCCCCATGGTTCAACTATTGCTAGGTATATTATAAAGAATATAATAAAACTGCAAAGAAACAACAGACCTACTTGTCTCCAATAAGCATTATAAAATCTTTTGTTGAATTTACGATATTCATTAAATGGTGTTGATTTTATTAAAAGATTTAAAAATTTTGTAAAAGCTGCAATATTATATTCTAAAATACCTGCTAATAGTAAAAATACAAGTATAGCTATATCCATACCTATTTCATAATTCTTTTCATAGTAAACAATATAGGGCACTTCTCTTGCCGAGGTTGACCAAGCTATTATTCTGTCAGTAAAAACAAATACATACACTAAAGTACCATAAATAAAGTAGCTATAGTTTTTATAGATAATTGCTAGTCCCGAATCAATAGTATTATCTTTATTTATTTCAATTTTTCTAAAAAAGAATTTTAAATAAAAAAACATCATAGATATCGCCATTGCAATCCCTATCCAATGTGTAAGGTAAATGTTTAGTGTCGTATACGTTTTCAGAGTAATTGCTAAAATGGTACCTACTAAAATAGCAACAGATACAACCCATCGTTTTTTAATAGTATGCATCGGAGCCAAAAAGAGTAATAATACACCTATCAAAAGAGCATAAGAAAAAACGATTAATAAGAACTGAAAAGGATATAAATAAACCATAAAGTTTATTATCGCTATGAAAATAAAAACAGCAAGCATTGCTTTTATACCATCAATTATTATTTTATAAATGGTTTTTTTAACCATTGTAAGATCGTCGTGATACCAATAAAAAGAGGCTTGACGACCAATTACTTGAACAAAACCACCTGTTAAAACTAGCCCTAGAATTACACCAAAAACTACTGCTGTAGATTGTAATTCGTTAAACCCAAGATAAGTCCATAAAGAGTAACCAAAAATAACAATTGCTGCTATTTGTAAAAAAACAGGAAATAAATGAAACAATCCGGAAGGAAAGTATTTTAAAAAGAGTTTCGTTTTTACAACTGTATAATTTGAGATACTAATGGTAGCTTCTTCTTCTAAAAGGTTTTTTTCATTTTCATTTTTAAGTGTATCAGGACTTTCAGTTATTAATTGGTTATATATATAATTTCCAAGCTCTTTTATAGAATTTTTACCATAATCAGTTTTTACATCAATATTTCTAATACCGAATGATTCTATTATTGCTTGCACCACAAATTGATTTACAGGAAAACCTATTTTTTCTTTAATTGAAGCTATTAATACTTCCGTTTTATCGTCGTTTTCTTTTTCCTGCATCAATTAGTAATTTCTGTTATTAATTGAGTTTTCTTTATTTCTTCAATTTTTTTAGATTTATCACTTTCATATAGCTCTTTATAAGCTTCTTCATAACCGTTAATAAACTTTCCTATAGTAAAATAATCAATAACTCGTTGTCTTCCGTAAACACTCATTTCTTTTCTCAATTTGTCATCTGACAAAAGCTCTACTACTTTGCTAGCAATTTCATCATAATCTCTTGGCTTACAAATAAACCCAGACTTTTCGTCTAATGCTTCATAAACACCTCCAACATCCGTTGATACAACCGGTACGCCACTACTCATTGACTCTATTACCGTAAATGGAAAACCTTCAGAAATTGATGTAAGTATTGAGATATCTCCTTCATTGTATATTAAATGTGGATCAGAATGAAAACCTGCCAATTCAAAATTAGCTCTTAAATCTAACTCATCTATTAAGTTTTCGCATTTTTTAGTATATTCAGGCACTGCATTTTTACTTCCATAGACCAAGAATTTTACATTTGGTATTGTTTTTCTTACCACATTGCAAGTTCTTATCATTGTAAGAATGTCTTTTAACTCAAAAATTCTAGCTGCA
The nucleotide sequence above comes from Aureibaculum algae. Encoded proteins:
- a CDS encoding exopolysaccharide Pel transporter PelG; translation: MQEKENDDKTEVLIASIKEKIGFPVNQFVVQAIIESFGIRNIDVKTDYGKNSIKELGNYIYNQLITESPDTLKNENEKNLLEEEATISISNYTVVKTKLFLKYFPSGLFHLFPVFLQIAAIVIFGYSLWTYLGFNELQSTAVVFGVILGLVLTGGFVQVIGRQASFYWYHDDLTMVKKTIYKIIIDGIKAMLAVFIFIAIINFMVYLYPFQFLLIVFSYALLIGVLLLFLAPMHTIKKRWVVSVAILVGTILAITLKTYTTLNIYLTHWIGIAMAISMMFFYLKFFFRKIEINKDNTIDSGLAIIYKNYSYFIYGTLVYVFVFTDRIIAWSTSAREVPYIVYYEKNYEIGMDIAILVFLLLAGILEYNIAAFTKFLNLLIKSTPFNEYRKFNKRFYNAYWRQVGLLFLCSFIIFFIIYLAIVEPWGYEAYFKEPLSKLSVKVTILGAVGYTFFTWGMLNALYLFTLNQPNSAVKAITIAICVNIVVGILASRIFSYENSTWGMLIGSVIFMLITLKECLNFFKNLDYYYNASH
- a CDS encoding endo alpha-1,4 polygalactosaminidase, translating into MAQNKPKTLVCYGKIDHNKIKGYNLLVLEESHYTKEEVDILKSNNVKVIAYLSLAEINAHSKYYNYLKDYTLGKNSIWNSFHLDLTSLELKNRLHVIIDEILGKGFDGLFLDNIDNVCNFGPNPNFKEYLIELLKEIRNRNKDIFLIQNSGLEIIDKTYKYVNMVALESVITNYNFETNAYGLREKSETANRLSDLEVLIDKYTLKILLIEYANKSVLYNKTKKLLLKTGYDYFIGNIDLQTIPKF